The Hippoglossus hippoglossus isolate fHipHip1 chromosome 10, fHipHip1.pri, whole genome shotgun sequence DNA segment tacatcaatcagagaggctgaggagagacggacagaggaCAGGTGGATAAATGAGTGTGTCCTCTGACCTGAGAGGACACCAGGTTCTTGGTGTAGTAGTCTTGAGGCATGATGGTTTCCACCACAGAAACCAGACACCAGAAGGCGTCTTCTTCACTCTGGAGCACGAGCAGAGCGATAGCAGCCAACCTGAGAGAAGTGTTTTAGCAATTCTGACAAACTGTAAATTAGCATTTCCTGCAGAAGAGTCAGGTTTACGTGTACAAGTACAGATAGAGTACAACACCTGCACATGTGTGTACCTATTGAGACCCTGGCAGTAGCCAATAGCAGGGTTCTGCCAGGAGAAGGCCAATAAGATGCGACGAAGCTGCTGGAAGGCGGGGctggagggtgaggagaagTGCTGATTGGACGTCAAAGTTCGGTGTAGGTCCAGCTGGATCTGTCTGGAGGCTGGATGAGAAGATGTGTGACTCTTCTCACACAGCTGTAGACACAAAACAGTACATACAGGTGGTTACAGGTGTAAAAAGGTGTGGTCAGGTGGTTACGGGTGGTTACGGGTGTGTAAAGGTGAGGACAGGTGCTTACCTGTTGGTAATGTCGGGGCTGGCAGTCTCTGATTGTTCTGGTTCGGGCTCGGACCATCCAGTGCCACAATCTCTGTCGGTACTCGTAAGGAACACCACCACGCAGAAGACCTTTGAGCTCCGGAGATGGACACAGGTCATCATGTGACCGGCCGGCCAGGTACTGAGCCCAGCGGCTCAGCAGGGGGCGCTCAACCCCCTCCTGCAGGGAAAAGGTCAATCCTGATTCTGCTGCGTCGCTCCAACACACTGAGGCAACAACTGATATGTTTATTGATTAAGAAATGAATTGTTTATTGATGGGTCAGGTGACCTGACAGCCGCCTGCAGTGGAAATATCAGTGGAATCaatgaaatgatcaataaaCTTTAAAAGAGTAGGTGATCAGAGGACAGGTGATCAGAGGAAAGGTGGACAGAGGACAGTTGATTAGGGGACAGGTGATTAGAGGACAGGTGAACAGAGGACAGTTCACACCTGGTGCAGCAGGTTGTGTGATCGGATTTCGAGCGCCTGGATCTTTGCCAGCAGCTTCATATCGTCCAGCTCGTAGTCGGGGATAATTTTAAAGCCGTACTCATCCTGTTCCCTGAGGATACACCACAAATTCATCCACATGGGATTAATCAGTTTACCAAAAGGATCAATAGACTGAAGATCAATAATCTCTCAACCGGGCCTTGTGCCTTGAAAAGGATAATTATTTTTTTGCGTCTCATTCCGACTCTGGAGGCGTAGGATAGTTTTACTCAAAATACGATAATTTTAAGCTTCTGGTAcgatacttcaacatttcccatctggcaacgctGCCAATCGTGCACAAAGGGAgactcccatcatgcactgagcacttctctctctctccgactcACGATGTGATACTACTGTTGTGTTACCCcagaaaatattcaatattaatattacattagAACATTAATTGTTATTAAAGTTACCTTCAAACTTCTATTGGTGCTGACATGCTGAGTGTTTTGTGTCACTTCTGGTTTCGGTGTTTGTGGGTCGACCTCTGATCTTCTCTATTAATTCTGCTGTTCATACAGAATAATCTGGAGTCACATCTACACTAGTTCTGATTTTCACactcatttctctccctctctcagcgACTCACTAATTCACAGTCAGTGAATAGTTCACTTCTCCTGTCTGGTGTTAGCTTAGCAATTTAGCTTTAGCAGCTAATGGTGGCTTCTCCCTCTTACTCCCCTGTTCAGTGAGCCTGATGTAGATAAATATATCTAAacatatataaatctatatatctaacctgaaccatagactgtatataaatctatatatctaaccctgaaccatagactgtatataaatatatatatatctaaccctaaaccatagactgtatataaatatatatatatctaaccctaaaccatagactgtatataaatatatatatctaaccctaaaccatagactgtatataaatatatatatctaaccctaaaccatagactgtatataaatatatatatctaaccctaaaccatagactgtatataaatatatatatctaaccctaaaccatagactgtatataaatatttatatctaaccctgaaccatagactgtatataaatatatatatctaaccCTAaaccagactgtatataaatctatatatctaaccctgaaccatagactgtatataaatatttatatctaaccctgaaccatagactgtatataaatatatatatctaaccctgaaccatagactgtatataaatctatatatctaaccctaaaccatagactgtatataaatatatatatctaaccctaaaccatagactgtatataaatatatatatctaaccctaaaccatagactgtatataaatatttatatctaACCCTgaaccattgactgtatataaatatatatatctaaccCTAaaccagactgtatataaatctatatatctaaccctgaaccatagactgtatataaatatatgaacttatatatatataaccctaaaccatagactgtagataaatatatataaatatatatatctaaccctgaaccatagactgtatataaatatatataaatatatatatctaaccCTAAACCATAGcctgtagatatatatatatatatttatctaacCCTAAACCGAAGCTCCCGGTTCGCCACCAACATGTCCATGTTTCTGATAAATGTTCCCGACTCTATTCTGAGAAACTTGAAGTTAGCGACACTGGCGATCACAGTCAAATGTTTTCCTGGAGCCAGAGGGGGCGACATAGAGTCATATTTCAAACTGCTGGATAGGGTCAGGGTTAGCGAGGTCTAcaggttgtttgttttcaccGAAAAGCCATTGTAAGGCCTTGATGGTCGGAAAGcttgattattattttgtggAAGGAATGTTATACATGGACGAGCATGTTTCCATCAACACTTGTGTACTGTGTACACATTTGTGTACTCAGACTGCGTAAAAACAACATTACTTGGTCTTCGTGAACAGAAACGATCTACGTGTCTATTTGCGTCTAGATCTGAGATCTGATCACGAGACGCATGTGGggccacatgttaataccagcgGTGTATGGGGCTATTGACCAATGGTGGTTGAAAGTTGGGTCCAGGGGCAGGTTTCACACCGAGGTGTGAAGAAGTGAAGTcactgggagactgagttctggaagcTCTCCTTTGTTCTGAAGACAACATGTGCACTGACTTTGGATACACATGTAGGCCCATCTATTGTTCACCAATAGTAGGTCTTGtactaacccctaaccctataATActcaacaattattattattattattgttactattattattattaaatgaacGTTGCTGgtatcattaataacatctttacatctaTAAATAGGACTctaatttttttcattataacagCCAGTCtcacagagcttaaatatgatgatACACAACCGCTTCTATAgtttatataatatttgttattataGTGTGGTTGTAATCTGGTTGTAATATTGTCAAGTCTTAACCTtaatatgtaaagtgccttcaaagaatgatgaagatgatgatgaggattgTTTTTACCTGTTGGTGTTGATCTTGGTGTCGCTCTTCAGCTCTACTTTCAGAGCGTCCTCAATCATCTTCTGAACGGCCCCACGTTGGACCGGATCCAGAGATTTGGTCTCCTGCAGCTTTTGGAGGACACCCAGGTAACGGCTCTCCAACTGACAGTTACTGGCCTCCAGGTAGGCacactgcagccaatcagagggaagGACACAGAGAGGTCACCTCCTGTGATGTTTGATTAACAGGAAAACAACTGAATAACACTTGGGTGCAGGTTCCTGTTCTGACCCACCTTCACCATCAGACTCTTCTCTTGTTCTGAGCTTTTCCTCCACAGTTTCGTCAGCTGATAAATCTCAGAGTTTAGAAATGTATTCTGGGTTTTATACGCTTCAATATCGTCCTGAAGGAGAGAACACGCACAGAGATTACAGATTACTGTAGAATCCACTGATACTGGATTACAGATTACACACCTTCAGGTTCTCGTTTTCCTGCTGAAGCTGTTTGAAAGCCTGAGAGTCTAGACCGCCACCAGAGGACGAGGCGGAGCACGGCGGGTTGGACATACAGACGGTCACCTGATCAGACAGCTTAATGATCACCTGACAGGAAACAGGGTTCATGTCAGTCGAACATCACTCAtcatcatttgttgtttttctacacattcattctttcattcatgATAATTGATTGATCACATTAATCAGACAGCTGTTTGATGATGACATGTCACCTGATCTCAGATGTAAAAATCATGAGAGAATAAAGAACAGAGGGACGACAACTGTGAATGACTCCACATCTGGTTCCCCTGTGCTTCCTCCTCAGGTGTGATCTAACCTCCTGCTTGGCGTTGTTCTTGTCCATCAGTATCCTGACGTCATCTTGCAGCTCAGCCAGCTGCACATCTCTCTGAGCCAGACTCCTCCTCGTTACCTCCGCCTCCGTCTTCGACTCCTCCAGTCGACCTTGCAGGTCAGCCACCTGCCGCTCTCGGTGTCGAAGCAGCTCCAGACGTTTCTGCTCACCCTCTGCCGCCAAAAACTCTGCACAGGTTCTTTTCTCCAGCTGAGACGCCTCCAAGGCTTTATGGAGGATCCAGACTAATTCCTGGAAGAGACACAGAACCACTATCACATCATTGACTGTGAGTCAAGACTAAAATAAACCTGGAAACAATGAAGCATTGATCCTTAAAAACGTGAAAAAGGTCAAATCTACactattttaattttaatgtaaCAGTATAGTTTGTATCAAACAGAAGAACGATTGTTGGGGACTATTTACAGTGCCGGATTATTCTAGAATAGAATGGTGAAGGGGAGATGAATAAAACCGCTACTTATCTGATCACCTTCTGAGCTTTGACCTCCTCGATCAGcatctgtttgttctgcttCTGGTGGGACGTACGGTCTGAGGACGAGGATGGAGTGTCTCTGCGGAGGACCGGCATGGTGGACAAGCTGAGATTGTTCGTCTCCCTGCTACGACTGTCAGGCAGGGACGAGGATTCCCTACTTTCTGATGGGAACACTGGACCTGCTGGCTCAGTCAATGAGAGTGGAGCATGTGACATGTGAGAAGTTATTTACATGGCAATAAATACAAAGTAATTATCAAGATCAACAAGTCCCAATTCAAGATCAACAAATCCTGATTCAGGATCAACAAGTCCTGAATCAAGTCCTAAGTCAATATTCTTAAGTCCTGAGTCAAGTCCTGAATCAAGTTCCAACAAGTCATTAGTCGATTAAAGATGCATCAGGACCCAGAAACTAATCTAAAGAGTCTCACCACCAGTAAATTTATAGAAttattaattacttttatttactcCAAATGAACCTTTTTTTGTTATATCTGAGCTATAATTATGTGCAGTTAGTATCCTATCACtgtagtactgcagtagtacTGCAGTAGAAGAATACTGTAGTTAACTGTAGTACAGTACGTACCGGTAGTGTTAATGTGTGCAGGGTTTGGGGTCGACGGTGGAGCTTCTACATGAAACACACTTTGACTCCACTCCTGAGACGATCTCTTACGAAGACTGTGGACCGAGTTTCTAAACAAAGAAAtactacatttgtttttttatagtcACAAACGACACACAAAGCTGAAGCTCATGGGAAATGTAGAGGTTTCTTGTCAGAATGACAGAAGTGTCATCGGACTCTCGACTAACACATCTCTTACCTCAGTGacgaagaagatgaagaagaagaagaaagaagaagaaacctctagaacaCTTAAAACGTCACAGAACCTGCTGAGGTCACTCACTGCAGCTCGATCAGCGGATGTTTGATTGACACATTTGTGAGCTGCGTTCGTTGTGACGAAGCGTTGGCGGCATCCTTCCCCACCAGACCCAGAGGGCTCTTCCGCACCGGCAGGAAGTCATCttgagaaacaggaaacagaattaCTTTACAACATGTACTTGTACTACATGTAAGTTTACTTTGTGTAAGTGTACTAGATGTAAGTGTTCATGTACTTCCTATTAGTGTATAAACTGAAGTATCTGATCTGAGTCCGTCTGATTCTTAAAAaatttcctgtttctttctgACTCGTCAGGACACGATCACATTCCAGAGAACCAGGTGAACCAGGTGAGAACCCTCCGCACTGAACTCACAAACAGCTGATCACAGGAAACGTTTCCTGAACCATCGGATTTTCACATTAAGTTTGTAATCTTTAAAAttcagaggaaatgtttttcagtCCCATTTGAACTGTTTGTATGTaaatcaaaaaaacattatttattttacttatcatgtgttaaatataaacttttttttcatttgggaTTTTTAGAATAAGTATGAatcatttaatatatattttacatacatGTTTATACAGTAGTTGAATGATGTCATGTGGCAGGACTGCGTGTCTCAcctgtattgttgttgttattggtCGAGTCTGGACAGGAGGACGTCTGTCTGTGCTGCCAACgtttcacctgcagctgctgcagccaatAGAGCATCAGCTCCTGAGTCTGCGCCTGGGGGGAGGGGTCTCTGTGAGACGATGATGAggatggtctgtatttataaagatctctatatagcacttttctctCGATGACACTCAAAGCTCattacagtttttgccatttacccattcacacacacattcacacagtgacCTAACCCTACCTTGAGTGTGAAGGTTCGTTCATGTGTCTTGATGTGGAATGTGCCTGTCTCTGCCTTTAGTGGATAAGTGAAGGTAGCATCACTGAGCTCCACTCGGCCAAGCGGCATCACATCCTGTGGCGTTCGGTAGTAGAACAGCTGGTTCTTTTTGTCTTCATATGTGAACCACCGGTCCTTCCAGGCCCTCAGGGGCCCCCCTTGTTTCTGCAGGAAGCTGCACAATTTGGGCTCACCTGAGGAAGAATCCTGAGGACGGGGTCTCACCTGGTCGCAGAACACCTCAATGGTAACGTGTGGAGCCAGTGTTGGCGCTTTGGTGGGGTGGGTCTGATCGttaacaggaggaggaggagaatcatGGGGGTCCTGCTGGTCTCTGGACTTGTGCTCcttctggttttgtttttcgaATGATATACTGAAGACAGTTAAATCCTTCGTGGGCTCAGGGGGGACCTGGGTTTGGTCCTGAGAGTGATCTGATTTTGGTTGTTCTTGCCAAAGAGGGTCTGGGTTTGATGGAATTGTTTTTGGTTGATCAGGTTTTGGTTCATCTGTTGCAGAAGACTCTCCcaggttgtgtttctctttgggATGAGgatcttgtttttgttgatctGGTGTAGTTGGAGGTAGTATTTGTGGATTTGGTTCATGTGGAGAGTCTTCTGGTTCCTGTGTTTCTGTACGAGAATGTTTCAAGTGTAATTTAAGAGGATCTGGCTTTGGTTCATCTGTTACAGGAGAATCTCCTGGGTTTTTTTGCTCTGTGGAACAAGGATCTGGTTTTGGTTGATCTGGTTTGGTTCTAGCTGATCTACCTGGTGTTAGATTACCAGAAGGACTTTCTGGTTTCTGTGCTCTGGTCCGAGCCTCCTGGTGGTCTGGTTCCTCCTCAGTCCGTGGAGTCTCAGCTGGTCTTTGGTGTTTCTGGGACTTTGTGCTCTGCTGGTCTCCATCCTTCGTCTCATCTTCAACATGGCCAGAAAGTGAATGGGACGAGGCAGTGCTGCGATTTTCTTGAATTCCATCCATcctggaagaaaagaaaatagaagaaaaaaagttttatggAGGACATTTaatctgaaaacatcacaatgtttttaatctcacaaataaacttgatttattttgtattgcaTGAGAGAATCAgaggtcttcttcttctgtggtggaGGTTTGGTGGAGAAGAGCGAAGAGGTTTTTCATAATACGTACTGTTAGTGtagtttttctgtgtatttccCGTGTGTCATGGCGTCATGGTGCCTCAGCTCCACAGTGGAACAGGTGCTGTCGGCCCTGGGAGAGCAGGTCGGACACAGGAACATTTCTTATGCTTCTAGATGAAAAAAGCTCTGGTGGTTTTCTTTACAGATCAGAACTGTGTCTCATGGAGAACAGGTTCACCACAGAGGAGGTTTCCCCTCTGGCACTGGCCTCTACCCGGATCACCATGTCCTCCGTCCCTCCATTCCCAATGAAGCTCTGGAGCGAGAGCTCAGGCGCTTCGGGAAGTTTGTGAGTGTTTTCTGCTCGGTTAAATGTTGTTGTAAAGACATGAAAGTGAAACATGTCCAAGTCTTTATGTTTCTGGACTCTCGTCTCAGTCACTGGATGGTTCCTTCCGTGTTCCACATGAGGGACAGTTTGATATGGTGTGTCTTCAATGTGGAGACATTGgtcacaaacaacacacaaacacacacacacacacaaaccaaacacccacacaaactcaaacaagcaaaaacacgtacacacgcacacacacacacacaaactcaaacaaaaaacgtagacacacacacacatataaagtttatattgcacatttcCCCATTGTGGCACTAATAAAATACTTCTTATCTTAAGTACTCTGTAAAGTAGTGAGTACCTGCAGGTACTGGGTACATGTTGTACAAGTGTAGTAAacagagtaaatgtactttgtctCACCTGAGCAAAGGGGGCGTCACATGAACACACCTGGCTGGGAATGGATCcggtttgattgacagctacagcagctgttttcttcttcttcttctccttctcttcccttcctcctccggTCTATCCTgatccccctctcttcttctactcttctcttcttcttcttttcttctcttctcttctcttctcttcttcttctcttcttcttctactcttctcttcttcttcttttcttctcttctcttctcttctcttctcttcttcttcttttcttctcttctcttctcttcttcttctttcttcttcttcttcttcttcttttcttctcttctcttctcttctcttcttcttcctcttctcttctcttctcttctcttctcttctcttctcttccttctcctcccttccttccgCTCACGCTCTTTTCTGCTCAACACACACCACGTCCgtttttttggttttggtttcaaaataagagaggGTTTTAAAGTagcttttcagaataaagtgtATGTAACAGCTGCTTACAATCAAACATATGGTACTTTCTTATTCATGGAACTATgagaccagcagagggcgacacCTGCTCCTACATGTAGGTTTATATCATAAAACAATGTGTTAGTTCTTctttaataatcaataatcaaccTATTGCATCACAAACTGGCCAAAGATTCTGATTTCAACTTAGTTACAGACTACTTCTACTCTACTACTCTGTATCACTATGTAGTACAGTGTAGTACAGAGAAATGCTAAGTGCTTCTACTCTATTACTCTGCACTACATTGTATTACTTGGAGGTGCTTGTTAAACGGTTGTGTGattgtgaataaaatgaaacGCCGTCTCTGATGTCCCCCGCTGACTGGACTTGGACAGCAGGGTGACCTTTGAACTCCGGCCTGATGATAATGAGGAGTATGATACATTGTTGCCCAGAGAGGAAGCTCTGTCTCCTGAGGGAGGATCTTACTGGGTAGCAGACACCCGAGGAAGACCAGCAGGACCAGAACTGTCACCTGGATGGCGTGACCATAGCGCTTCCCGTCGTCCAGTAGGCTACACAGCACGGCGACATGGTGGAACAGGATGACCACAAAAGGCAGCAGGAAGCAGATGGAGAATAAGGTGGTGAAGTACTGCAAGAAGAAGTTGGCTGCGAAGGGTCTTGGGACCAAAGCAAGGTCTCGATCCATAGCCACGAGCCCCAGACACAACATTGATTCAGACATTAAAACATCGCTGTGACATCGCGGTAGAAAGCTTCACCCGGGTCCCAGTGGTTCCTCCTGAGGTGGAACACgacacaaaacagcagcaggcagtCAGCGGCCGTGAGCGGCCGTCAGGTTGATGAACAGCATGGTCGACGGCAGTGGTTTGGTCCTGAACACCAGAAACCACAGATCCAGAAGGTTGGAGGGAAGACCCACCATGAACGCCAGCAGGTACAGATGGGGCAGGAACCGGACAGAGCCTGGatctccttcagctgcttctcctTCAGAGTATTAACATTACAGGTGGTCATGAGTTTGAGTGCCCGCAGACCTGCAGAGACCAGAACCCAGGACACATCATTTGTATGTAGACCTGCAGAGACTAAGATTACAAACTGACCCACAGAAATCTCAAAGTTAGAAGACGAGAAGACTTACGTATGGACGTGCAAGAACACTGATCGTCAGAGACAGATcaacaacagcagagagacGAACACcactgtcacaaacacaacctcgtcttcttcttttcttccttttttctctgcaactccttgtttctgtgtctgagtttttctgcagcttcctgtttctCCAACTCTATAACAGAGGAGCTTGTTTACAGCTGGTTTGTTCTGCTGTGCACTTCTTGTTGTGTAGTCTGAACGACAATAAAGGTCTTTTTCACTTAGTATCAGCGTGAGAATGTTTGGATGTTATCTGATCTCAGAGTGTgagtttgtgagtttgtgtgtgtgtgtgtgtgtgtgtgtgagtatcgTCGGTTATCGCGACACTTGGTCTAAATCTCGTCCACCTAACATGAAGGTCCCCCCATACTGCGCATGCGCAATGCAGCAGCTCAGCGACGAGGCTCGAGCCTCTTCACGGTCCAACCTGAACCGGAACTGAACCGGAACAAAGACCCGATCATCAACAGCATCCCCCCGCCGAACACCCGGAGCAGCACCGGAGCAGCAGCCTGGAGAGACCCGGAGGAGAGCGGAGGCAGGCGGGGTCGGTAGAGCGGGAGTCCGCCTGTCTGTCCGCCGACAGAACGTGAGACAAAGCTGCTTCTCACCGTTTAAACACTGAGTCATGGTCGTGGAGACACcggagaggacagagacatgACGGTGTCCAGATGTGGACCTGATCTGATGTCATGCACCTGACAGTCTGAACCCAGGGTTTAACTGTCCgagaacacaacaggaaacacgGGGGTGAATTATCTGGAGGACAGAAACATCTGCAGGACtctcagagacagaaacatcTGGAGCACAGAAACATcaggaggacacagagacacaaacatctgaaggacagaaacatctgcaggactctcagagacagaaacatcTGGAGCACAGAAACATCAGGAGGTCACAGAGACAGAATCATCTGGAGGACAGAAACATCTGCAGGACtctcagagacagaaacatcTGGAGCACAGAAACAtcaggaggacacagaaacacaaacatctgaaggACAGAAACATCCGGAGGACACTCAGAGACAGAATCATCTGGaggacacaaacatctggaggacAGAAAAATCTGGAGGACACGCAGCGACAGAATCACCTGGAGGACTCTCAGGGACAGAAACCTCTGAAGGACACACATTGGCACAAGCATCTGGAGGACATTTTCATGTGGAGGACTTTAAGACATGTTTTTTAGGACATAAACAACTGGAATATCGAAGGACAAAGAGACATcaagacattttacaaatcagTCTAAAGAAGACATTCACCGACAAATCAGGACATTAAGGTTAACAAACGGTGAGACATTAAAATATAAGAATTTAAAGAAAGATGGacttaaaagacaaaaagaacaaGTCAATATTCTTATAAGGACAGAAACTGACATTAGACATTAGAAATATTGAGGACAGTAAGTAATAAAAAAGCTTAAGCTACCAAGACTCAAACATCGGGGACATTTTCAGTTGGAcaagagaggatgaaggagagagaagacagagaacgCAAACTTTAAAATGGACAAACAACAATAATCAGAGGACATTAACTAAGATTAGGATTGGACAACACATAGACagtaataataaactttattaatacaGAGCCTTCTTAACAAAGCAAAACATCAttagacacaaagacagaaagacacacatacatgaagtTACATAAAGACAAAAGGGACATTAAGAGATAAAGATATATGAAGACACAAAAAGTAAGACGAAGGGACGTGAagactgaaataaaaagttttttttaaatacatacagTCAGACTTTATGGAAGACtttgagaggaaagagagagagagagtttaagGGACGTTTTAATTTGATGTATCTGGAGGACACTGAGGACATAAGAAGCATGAGGCAGAGACAGATATGTcagagtaaaaacattaaaagactTTTGGACTCAAGACAGGGTTAGACACAGCACACAGGACATTttaatgtaaacaaacagaaacataagAGACGTTTCATGAACATAAAGACGTAATTGAATACATTGAGACAGTTTGAAGACATGgatgagagacaaagacaaatttatattaaaatattattttaaaaagagacatGATGACAACACACAGGAGGACAGCATGTGTTGTTCTAaaggtttcattttgtttcctgACAGTTTGGATGTAAAGAGGATTGAGAAGACAACATCATGTCCCTCAGGTGGACTTATCTCCCGGTTTcactggtcctggtcctggtcctgacGGGTTCTGTGTCCACAGCTCGCTCTGACAGGAACATGGTGTCTGAGGAGTACGTGGGCGCCACTGTAAACGCCACAGTGCTGGACGGACGAGGAAACACCGTCCACATGATGAGCAGTGACGATGGGACGTATGGACAGAATTCACCCAAAGTGGACACCAGGGGGGTCGTCATCGCACCTGCACCGCATCACGGAGGTGAGAGgaaacacctgaggacacaacacacacctgaagacacaacacacacctgaggacacaacacacacctgaagacacaacacacacctgaggacacaacacacacctgaagacacaacacacacccgaagacacaacacacacccgaagacacaacacacacctgaggacacaacacacacctgaggacacaacacacacctgaagacacaacacacacctgaggacacaacacacacctgaagacacaacacacacctgaggacacaacacacacctgaagacacaacacacacctgaggacacaacacacacctgaagacacaacacacacccgaagacacaacacacacccgaggacacaacacacacccgaggacacaacacacacctgaagacacaacacacacctgaagacacaacacacacctgaggacacaacacacacccgaagacacaacacacacccgaAGACACAATACACACccgaggacacaacacacacccgaggacacaacacacacctgaagacacaacacacacctgaagacacaacacacacctgaagacacaacacacacctgaggacacaacacacacctgaagacacaacacacacccgaagacacaacacacacccgaagacacaacacacacccgaggacacaacacacacctgaggacacaacacacacctgaagacacaacacacacctgaagacacaacacacacctgaggacacaacacacacctgaagacacaa contains these protein-coding regions:
- the tbc1d2 gene encoding TBC1 domain family member 2A isoform X4; its protein translation is MDGIQENRSTASSHSLSGHVEDETKDGDQQSTKSQKHQRPAETPRTEEEPDHQEARTRAQKPESPSGNLTPETQEPEDSPHEPNPQILPPTTPDQQKQDPHPKEKHNLGESSATDEPKPDQPKTIPSNPDPLWQEQPKSDHSQDQTQVPPEPTKDLTVFSISFEKQNQKEHKSRDQQDPHDSPPPPVNDQTHPTKAPTLAPQDSSSGEPKLCSFLQKQGGPLRAWKDRWFTYEDKKNQLFYYRTPQDVMPLGRVELSDATFTYPLKAETGTFHIKTHERTFTLKAQTQELMLYWLQQLQVKRWQHRQTSSCPDSTNNNNNTDDFLPVRKSPLGLVGKDAANASSQRTQLTNVSIKHPLIELQNSVHSLRKRSSQEWSQSVFHVEAPPSTPNPAHINTTAGPVFPSESRESSSLPDSRSRETNNLSLSTMPVLRRDTPSSSSDRTSHQKQNKQMLIEEVKAQKELVWILHKALEASQLEKRTCAEFLAAEGEQKRLELLRHRERQVADLQGRLEESKTEAEVTRRSLAQRDVQLAELQDDVRILMDKNNAKQEVIIKLSDQVTVCMSNPPCSASSSGGGLDSQAFKQLQQENENLKDDIEAYKTQNTFLNSEIYQLTKLWRKSSEQEKSLMVKCAYLEASNCQLESRYLGVLQKLQETKSLDPVQRGAVQKMIEDALKVELKSDTKINTNREQDEYGFKIIPDYELDDMKLLAKIQALEIRSHNLLHQEGVERPLLSRWAQYLAGRSHDDLCPSPELKGLLRGGVPYEYRQRLWHWMVRARTRTIRDCQPRHYQQLCEKSHTSSHPASRQIQLDLHRTLTSNQHFSSPSSPAFQQLRRILLAFSWQNPAIGYCQGLNRLAAIALLVLQSEEDAFWCLVSVVETIMPQDYYTKNLVSSQADQRVFKDFLAEKLPRLASHFDDHSVDVSLITFNWFLVVFVESLPSDILLPLWDAFLYEGTKVIFRYALALFKYKEDDILRIHDSVEIYQYLRFFTKTISDSRRLTSIAFSDMNPFPGRLLRNRRALHLERLQGELRELEKQQREFVTEIIEHKDKELDTMVSEEDDEL
- the tbc1d2 gene encoding TBC1 domain family member 2A isoform X5, producing the protein MDGIQENRSTASSHSLSGHVEDETKDGDQQSTKSQKHQRPAETPRTEEEPDHQEARTRAQKPESPSGNLTPGRSARTKPDQPKPDPCSTEQKNPGDSPVTDEPKPDPLKLHLKHSRTETQEPEDSPHEPNPQILPPTTPDQQKQDPHPKEKHNLGESSATDEPKPDQPKTIPSNPDPLWQEQPKSDHSQDQTQVPPEPTKDLTVFSISFEKQNQKEHKSRDQQDPHDSPPPPVNDQTHPTKAPTLAPQDSSSGEPKLCSFLQKQGGPLRAWKDRWFTYEDKKNQLFYYRTPQDVMPLGRVELSDATFTYPLKAETGTFHIKTHERTFTLKAQTQELMLYWLQQLQVKRWQHRQTSSCPDSTNNNNNTDDFLPVRKSPLGLVGKDAANASSQRTQLTNVSIKHPLIELQNSVHSLRKRSSQEWSQSVFHVEAPPSTPNPAHINTTAGPVFPSESRESSSLPDSRSRETNNLSLSTMPVLRRDTPSSSSDRTSHQKQNKQMLIEEVKAQKELVWILHKALEASQLEKRTCAEFLAAEGEQKRLELLRHRERQVADLQGRLEESKTEAEVTRRSLAQRDVQLAELQDDVRILMDKNNAKQEVIIKLSDQVTVCMSNPPCSASSSGGGLDSQAFKQLQQENENLKDDIEAYKTQNTFLNSEIYQLTKLWRKSSEQEKSLMVKCAYLEASNCQLESRYLGVLQKLQETKSLDPVQRGAVQKMIEDALKVELKSDTKINTNREQDEYGFKIIPDYELDDMKLLAKIQALEIRSHNLLHQEGVERPLLSRWAQYLAGRSHDDLCPSPELKGLLRGGVPYEYRQRLWHWMVRARTRTIRDCQPRHYQQPRLPAASSHLIGLLLAEPCYWLLPGSQ